The window gatgaCTGACAGGAGAATTCCAGCAGAAGAACTAGTCGATGCAATTATAGTGAGGTGGAACGGTcagcaaaaagaagaaaaatatgatCGAAAAAAAGTTCATATCAGAACACTGGACGATCTTGTTAATGTCAACACACTATTCACCTTGGCTGTGTTTGTTGGCTTGTCCCAGGCTTCGCCAGGCATCCACAGCCTGGAGAATCGCGAGGAGTGTAACGCTGGTCCAAGAGTAGCCAAAATGCTGGTCCTCTACGAAGTGGTGGCCTTCGCCTGCTTCCTTTTATCAAGCCTTGTCGCGAAAGTTCTTAAGCTTTTTCTGAGCTTGGATGCTAGGAGATTTAAGTTTGTTCGCCAAGGATTTGTGTTGAAGGACTCCCTGTTGATCTTAACAGCAAGTGCTTCAGTTTCAGGAATTATTCTGCTTTTGCTTTCGGTTGTTAATGTAGTTCAGATTCGAATAGGGTTGTACTCTTGCGGAAGTGCTGAAGCAAGGAAAGCTATCTGGGCTCTTTGCACAATTGTGGCCATTGCGTTGGTCATTTATGTTGTCTCCATCAGTGTTGCTATATATGCCTCTATTACTGGTGATGGGCTGTATGATCCGATTC of the Daucus carota subsp. sativus chromosome 4, DH1 v3.0, whole genome shotgun sequence genome contains:
- the LOC108218234 gene encoding uncharacterized protein LOC108218234, whose translation is MTDRRIPAEELVDAIIVRWNGQQKEEKYDRKKVHIRTLDDLVNVNTLFTLAVFVGLSQASPGIHSLENREECNAGPRVAKMLVLYEVVAFACFLLSSLVAKVLKLFLSLDARRFKFVRQGFVLKDSLLILTASASVSGIILLLLSVVNVVQIRIGLYSCGSAEARKAIWALCTIVAIALVIYVVSISVAIYASITGDGLYDPIRSNREASKEESNHAYTNADQELGITGKPDVQV